A genome region from Eurosta solidaginis isolate ZX-2024a chromosome 2, ASM4086904v1, whole genome shotgun sequence includes the following:
- the LOC137241636 gene encoding uncharacterized protein, with amino-acid sequence MSDNCLLLGENVSLAMNNAGQEFFLEERLLQISENTEIVTQGAPCGNLQLAVQTQSGEDQRLKNLLKEMNVEAAYDKFYAYGITYDRLKYINCDDLALAFPGNENIGYRAELREKIGLWKHKNFPEESLSTLSMNSNVQNWLEK; translated from the exons atgAGTGATAATTGCTTGCTACTTGGCGAAAACGTTTCGCTGGCAATGAATAACGCTGGGCAGGAATTCTTTCTAGAAGAAAGACTTCTGCAAATTTCTGAAAATACAGAGATTGTGACGCAAGGTGCTCCGTGTGGAAATTTACAACTG GCTGTCCAAACTCAATCAGGAGAGGACCAGCgtttaaaaaacttattgaaagaGATGAATGTAGAAGCCGCTTACGACAAGTTTTATG CTTATGGAATCACATATGACCGGTTAAAGTACATAAACTGTGACGACTTGGCGTTGGCATTCCCAGGCAACGAAAATATAGGTTATAGAGCAGAACTTAGGGAAAAAATTGGGCTTTGGAAACACAAGAAC TTTCCAGAAGAATCTCTTTCGACTCTTAGTATGAACTCAAATGTACAAAATTGGCTTGAAAAATAG